From the Candidatus Eisenbacteria bacterium genome, the window CCGGTTCCCACGATCGTCATCTCCCCGGAGAGAGTTCCGTCAGGCTCGAGCCTCGCCCGGCCCTCGATCGTCATGCGGCTCTCCTCGGGCGAGAACGAGCGGATCCGCTCGCGCCCCTCGCCCCTGGGCGATCCGATCACGTAGTGCTGCTCCCCCTCGTAGCGGGACCAGACGCTCCGGTTGAAGGGCGCCCACGTGGGGTCGAGCATCGTGAAGCTTCCATCCGGCCGCTCGACGGCCACGACGCAGTGATTGAACTGGTCGGCCGGAATCGCCTCCACGCGCGCTCCGGCCTGCGTCATCGCCGGGTAGGTCGTGAAGCCCGCCGCCCTGAGCATCGTCACCAGCATCCCGGCGATGTCCTTGCAGACCCCGCAACGGTCGGCGAATGTCATGATCCCCGGATGCAGAGTGTATCCCTCTCCCTTCCCCATCGAGAGACCCGAGTAGCGGATCTCCTGAGCGACCCAATGCAGAAGCGCCGCCATCTTCTCGTCGTCGTCCTTCAGTCCCGCCGTCAGTTCCGCCACCTTGCGGCGAATCCCGTCGTCGGCCTCGAAGACCGGCTCGTTGACCTCGAAGAACCAGCGCGACTTCTGCGGCCAGCTCTCGACCGTCGCCAGAACAACCTTGGGAAGATAGTCGGGCGGATCCGGCGCGCGGTCTTCCTCCTCGTACGCCTGGACGTCCCTCGCCTGCCATGTGTAGACGAGGAAAGAGTCGGCGAAGACCAGGGATGACCGCAGGGCGCCGCTGTAGATCGCGTACTGGACCGGCTTGTCCCGCGCGACACGCAGGCGGTAGGTCTTCTCCTTCATCGGGTGCTGTTCCTGGAAGAGAACGACATCGTAGAAGTGGCCGCGCATCGGGGGAATGTATCTCTCGTCGTCCTCCGGCCGATCGGCGCCGTCCCCGAGATAGGCGATCTGGAATCCCTTCTTGTAGGTCCGCACCTCGACGGCGTCGCCGACGTTGAGCCTCGGCAGGGAGAGGATCTTCATCCTCGCTCCCCAGTAGATCATGTCGGCCGGCGCGAAGAGATCGACGGCGTCGGCGGCGTCGACAGGCAGGACGGCGCCTCCCTCGCGGTGGATCCTCACATCGTCGATACGGATCATGTTCGAGGCGGGGTCATAGTCGAAGCGCAGCGTCGCCAGCGACTTCGCCCCTTCCTCCGTCAGGACTTTCGTCAGCGTCCGCCGGCGGACATGTCCCAGTCCGCTCTCCTCGACCTCGACTTCCGACCGATCGAAGACGGCAACGAGAGCGGCGTCGGGCCAGTCGGTCGAATCGCCCGCGGCGGCGATCCAGTGCGCGATCGAGTCGGCCGCCTCGATGGATCCGAGCGACGAGCTTCCGCGAGCCAGGCCCGCGGAGAGCGATCCGGCCCTCGCCCCCTCGGGATGGGGGATGGGCCAGGCCGCGGCGATGAAAAGAGACAAACAGATGCTGCCCGCGCGGATCGATCGATCCATGAATCCTCCCCAGAGAGTCTGCCGAGAATCGGCCGGCGCCGACAGGCCAGAACGCGCTGAACGATAGGGACATCGCCGGCCACTGTCCACCTCCCGGCGGGGCGACGGCGGGGACGGGCGGCTCCTTGCGGGCGGCGGAGACCGGGCGGGACGCTCCCCCATACCTCTCTTCACCCAGAGGGACCGACCTGATAGGCTCACTTGCGGGCCAACGGTCTGGAGGATGAATGAGCCACGACACTGAATCGAACCAGATGCCCGATGAGGCAGGGAGCCCCGCCGAGAAGAAGAGAGGCGAGGACAAGGCCGACTTCCTGGAGGTGCTGCGCGACCTCGACACCGTCCTGCCGATTCCCGATGTCGGGCAGCGCGTCCATGCCAAGATCCTGAGCCTTGGCGACGATACGGCCTTCCTCGACTACGGAGGCAGGAGCGAGGCCACGATGGAGACGCGACATCTGCGGAAGCCCGACGGCTCTCTGCAGGCCAAGATCGGCGACACGATCGACGCTTATGTCGTGGCGAACGAGGACACGGTCGTCCTCTCCCCCGCCTTCATCCCGTCCCACGACGACGGCCTGGAGATTCTGCGGGAAGCCCTGCGCAGCGGCGCTCCCGTCAGCGGGAAGGTCTCCGGGGTCAACGCGGGCGGTCTCGAGATCGACCTTGGAGGGCGCCGCGCCTTCTGTCCGGTTTCGCAGATCGATCTGGGCTACTGCCCCGACGCGTCCGTCTATGTGGGGCAGACCCTGGAGTTCAAGATCCTCGACCTCGGCGACAAGGGGCGGAGGATCGTCGTCACCCGCCGCGCCCTCCTGCAGGCGCAGCGCGACGAGGCCGCCGTCAAGCTCCGCGCCAGCCTCTTCGTGGGGATGGAGCGGGAAGGGACTGTCGCGCGCCTCGAGCCTTTCGGCGCCTTTGTCGATCTCGGGGGGATCGACGGGATGGTCCATGTCTCCGAGATCTCGCACGACCGCGTAGCCCATCCCTCCGAGAGCCTGAAGGCCGGAGACCGCGTCCGAGTGAGGATCCTCGAGCTGGGCAAGGATGCGAAGGGCCGCGACAGGATCTCTCTCTCCATCAAGGCCGCGCAGCAGGATCCGTGGCACGAGTTGCCGGAGGAGATCAGGGCGAACGCCAAGCTCTCGGGCGAGGTCGTGCGCATGGCCGACTTCGGAGCCTTCGTCCGCCTCCGCCCCGGGATCGAGGGACTCCTTCACATCTCCGAGATCGGCGACGACACGCTGGCGCACCCGCGCGACGCGCTCCGCGAGGGACAGGTCATCGACGTGAAGGTGCTCTCGGTCGATCCTTCGAAGCGGAGAATCTCCCTCTCGATGCGCGAGAATGTCGAGAAGTCCCCCCTGGCGCACATCGGGAAGACCCTGGAGGGAGTCGTCCGGGCTCACAAGCCCTACGGCGCGTTCATTGATCTGCCATCCCTCGGCAGCCGCGTCAGCGGACTCCTCCCGCTGGAGGAAGCCGGCGTCGGACGAGGCCCGGGGCTCGCCAAGAGACTCCCTCTGGGCGACAGGGTCGAGGTGACGGTCCTGCAGATCGACGAGAAGGGGCGGATTCGCCTGGGCATTCCCCAGACCGGCGGGGCTCAAGCCGCAGGGCCGGCCGCCAGCCGCGGCGTGCCCAGCGCGATGGCGGAGGCGCTACGGCGAGCCTTGCAGCAGAAGGACCAACCGGCCGGCTAGGACATCTCTTGACCGCCGCCGAGACGCACGGATTGCGCATCGCCTCGTGTCTCGGGTGCGGCCGAGCCTGTCCGGAACCCCGTCCATGATCCCTGACAGCCGCGGAGGCGAGAGGCAGCTCGGTCCCGAGGAGCTGCGCCGGTACGCCCGTCAGATCGTTCTGCCCGAGGTCGGGGAAGCGGGCCAGGAGCGACTCAAGAAGGCGCGGGTTCTCTGCGTAGGCGCGGGCGGGCTCGGCTCACCCCTGGCGATCTATCTGGCGGCGGCCGGCATCGGCAGGATCGGGCTCATCGATTTCGATCGGGTCGATCTCTCCAACATCCACCGCCAGATCCTCTACTCGGCTTCCGACGTGGGAGCGCCGAAGGTCGCCGCGGCGGCCGTTCGACTGAGGGACATCAATCCTCACGTCGAGATCGATGCGCATGAGGAGCGACTCACCGGCGCCAACGCCATGGAGATCGTCGCGCGGTACGACATCGTGGCCGATGGAGCCGACAACTTCGCCACGCGCTATCTGGTCAACGATGTCTGCGTCCTCTCGGGCAAGCCGAACGTCCAGGCGAGCATCTTCCGCTTCGAGGGACAGATCTCCACGTTCGGCGCGCGGCGGGGTCCTTGCTACCGGTGCCTCTATCCCGAGCCGCCCGCGCCGGGGACCGTGCCGGCCTGCGCCGATGCGGGCGTGCTCGGCGTCCTGCCGGGGATCCTGGGGACGCTCCAGGCGCTCGAGGTCCTGAAGCTGATCCTGGACCGCGGCGAGACCCTGACCGGGAGGCTCCTTCTTGTCGATGCGCTCGCGATGCGTTTCCGGGAGATCTCCTTTCGCAAGGACCCGGCTTGCCCGGTCTGCGGCCCGAATCCGACGATCCGCGCTCCGATCGACTACGAGGAGTTCTGCGGAACCAGGCATGGCGGCGCGGACGAAGAGAAGGAGGCGGGCGCAGGCGCGATCAGCGTCGAGGAGCTGGCCGCGCGGCTCCGCGAGGGAGAGTCGATCGTCCTGATAGATGTGCGCGAGCCTTTCGAGCAGAGGATCGCGACGATCCCGGGAGCGAGGCTGATCTCCCTCGCGGATCTCTGGACAGAGCTTCCACGCCTCGATCGGAGCGCGAAGCATGTCGTCTTCTGCCACACGGGAGTCCGCAGCGCGCATGCCGTGGCGATGATGAAGAGGGGGGGGATCCCCCGCGTGCTGAATCTGACCGGCGGGATCGACGCCTGGTCTGTGCGCGTCGACCCCTCGGTCCCCCGCTATTAGCGCTGTCGGGCCGCCGCGGATCCGTGGTACGGTCTCGCGATGGCCACCGAATGGTCGGAGCGCGCCCAGAGCCTGGGGCG encodes:
- a CDS encoding DUF3857 domain-containing protein, translated to MGERPARSPPPARSRPSPPSPRREVDSGRRCPYRSARSGLSAPADSRQTLWGGFMDRSIRAGSICLSLFIAAAWPIPHPEGARAGSLSAGLARGSSSLGSIEAADSIAHWIAAAGDSTDWPDAALVAVFDRSEVEVEESGLGHVRRRTLTKVLTEEGAKSLATLRFDYDPASNMIRIDDVRIHREGGAVLPVDAADAVDLFAPADMIYWGARMKILSLPRLNVGDAVEVRTYKKGFQIAYLGDGADRPEDDERYIPPMRGHFYDVVLFQEQHPMKEKTYRLRVARDKPVQYAIYSGALRSSLVFADSFLVYTWQARDVQAYEEEDRAPDPPDYLPKVVLATVESWPQKSRWFFEVNEPVFEADDGIRRKVAELTAGLKDDDEKMAALLHWVAQEIRYSGLSMGKGEGYTLHPGIMTFADRCGVCKDIAGMLVTMLRAAGFTTYPAMTQAGARVEAIPADQFNHCVVAVERPDGSFTMLDPTWAPFNRSVWSRYEGEQHYVIGSPRGEGRERIRSFSPEESRMTIEGRARLEPDGTLSGEMTIVGTGASDARLRGLIGETPSPERAEALIGLLSSLGPSAELTDARYLDPRDFSQDTSIRIGYRVPRYAAVAETILTFVPPALRVASQTARLTRLLAFAGEKERAYEALLWFSQRVEVSERVTLPPGFRSAAGVDSVSVERDAASVRGHYTPSGGEVRTTMTAVSKRRTVPAREWAGGVEAADSLRAFGTRQRWARRK
- a CDS encoding S1 RNA-binding domain-containing protein, which translates into the protein MSHDTESNQMPDEAGSPAEKKRGEDKADFLEVLRDLDTVLPIPDVGQRVHAKILSLGDDTAFLDYGGRSEATMETRHLRKPDGSLQAKIGDTIDAYVVANEDTVVLSPAFIPSHDDGLEILREALRSGAPVSGKVSGVNAGGLEIDLGGRRAFCPVSQIDLGYCPDASVYVGQTLEFKILDLGDKGRRIVVTRRALLQAQRDEAAVKLRASLFVGMEREGTVARLEPFGAFVDLGGIDGMVHVSEISHDRVAHPSESLKAGDRVRVRILELGKDAKGRDRISLSIKAAQQDPWHELPEEIRANAKLSGEVVRMADFGAFVRLRPGIEGLLHISEIGDDTLAHPRDALREGQVIDVKVLSVDPSKRRISLSMRENVEKSPLAHIGKTLEGVVRAHKPYGAFIDLPSLGSRVSGLLPLEEAGVGRGPGLAKRLPLGDRVEVTVLQIDEKGRIRLGIPQTGGAQAAGPAASRGVPSAMAEALRRALQQKDQPAG
- the moeB gene encoding molybdopterin-synthase adenylyltransferase MoeB, with translation MIPDSRGGERQLGPEELRRYARQIVLPEVGEAGQERLKKARVLCVGAGGLGSPLAIYLAAAGIGRIGLIDFDRVDLSNIHRQILYSASDVGAPKVAAAAVRLRDINPHVEIDAHEERLTGANAMEIVARYDIVADGADNFATRYLVNDVCVLSGKPNVQASIFRFEGQISTFGARRGPCYRCLYPEPPAPGTVPACADAGVLGVLPGILGTLQALEVLKLILDRGETLTGRLLLVDALAMRFREISFRKDPACPVCGPNPTIRAPIDYEEFCGTRHGGADEEKEAGAGAISVEELAARLREGESIVLIDVREPFEQRIATIPGARLISLADLWTELPRLDRSAKHVVFCHTGVRSAHAVAMMKRGGIPRVLNLTGGIDAWSVRVDPSVPRY